A portion of the Flavobacterium magnum genome contains these proteins:
- a CDS encoding ExbD/TolR family protein: MAKVKMSKKATSIDMTAMCDVAFLLLTFFILTATAKQPEPLPVDTPNSTVQDKLPEKNLAIITIGDSGKVFLGIKEIPVRKQTLQYMATEKKINFTDDEITKFGLIDEFGVPFAQVKALISMTSTQRNVKGQQIGIPHDSINNELSEWVLQARNANAFVNNEQLNFAIKGDAKEQYPQIKKVMDILQKQKVNKFFLVTGLRSDKF, from the coding sequence ATGGCAAAAGTAAAAATGTCTAAAAAGGCCACGTCCATCGACATGACGGCGATGTGTGATGTTGCGTTCCTGCTGCTGACTTTCTTCATATTGACGGCAACAGCGAAGCAACCCGAGCCGTTGCCTGTGGATACGCCTAACTCAACTGTACAGGACAAGCTTCCTGAAAAAAACCTCGCTATTATTACCATCGGCGACAGCGGAAAAGTGTTTTTGGGGATTAAGGAAATTCCAGTGAGGAAGCAGACGCTGCAGTATATGGCCACCGAAAAGAAAATCAACTTCACTGATGACGAAATCACTAAATTCGGGCTTATCGATGAATTTGGGGTGCCATTTGCGCAAGTCAAGGCATTAATCAGCATGACATCGACACAACGTAATGTAAAAGGGCAACAAATCGGTATCCCGCATGACTCCATCAATAATGAGTTGTCGGAATGGGTGCTGCAGGCAAGAAATGCCAACGCGTTTGTGAACAATGAGCAGCTTAACTTCGCTATCAAAGGCGATGCGAAAGAGCAGTATCCGCAAATCAAGAAAGTGATGGATATCCTGCAAAAACAAAAAGTAAATAAATTCTTTCTGGTCACAGGACTCAGAAGCGATAAATTTTAA
- a CDS encoding ExbD/TolR family protein yields MAELNTGDSGGGKGGKVRSKKANAKVDLTAMVDLAFLLITFFMLTTSLSKPQSMDLPMPDKDTEIPPILIADARTLTVLIGPDNKLKYYMGQFASPLEGPTDMVYGGKGIRKKILEKKVSVPQVMQDPKKGLIMLIKASKKSTYKNLVDILDEVAICKVPTYAIVDITKEEENLFEK; encoded by the coding sequence ATGGCAGAATTAAATACCGGCGACAGTGGCGGTGGTAAAGGCGGCAAGGTAAGAAGTAAGAAGGCGAATGCAAAAGTCGATCTTACGGCTATGGTGGATCTCGCGTTCCTCCTCATTACCTTCTTTATGCTTACAACCTCATTGTCAAAGCCACAATCGATGGACTTGCCGATGCCTGATAAGGATACCGAGATTCCGCCCATCCTCATTGCGGATGCCAGGACACTTACCGTGCTTATCGGACCTGACAATAAACTGAAATATTACATGGGCCAATTTGCCAGTCCGCTGGAAGGTCCGACTGATATGGTGTACGGAGGCAAAGGCATCAGGAAAAAAATCCTGGAGAAAAAAGTATCTGTGCCTCAGGTGATGCAGGATCCCAAAAAGGGGTTGATCATGCTGATCAAAGCAAGCAAGAAATCGACCTATAAAAATTTGGTGGATATTTTAGATGAAGTGGCTATATGTAAAGTACCTACTTACGCCATTGTGGATATTACCAAAGAAGAAGAAAATCTGTTTGAAAAGTAA